DNA sequence from the Malus domestica chromosome 11, GDT2T_hap1 genome:
CTCGAATTGAAGGAAGGATAGGTCCCTGCACTTCACTTTATCTCTGTACGCTCCTTGGCCATAGTTTTTCCGGTCCACTTGGTGTACTACGGCACCAGAGAGTTTGTCCACCTTATTCAGTGCAACAATGAGGTATTCCTCGTTTTCAAAAGATTATGCGACTCTATTGTTTGAGGTTATAAGCCATCCATAATGCCAACAACCAAAACTGCAACATCACATAAATCTGAACCCCGTGAGCTGATATTAGCGAATGGCTTTTATGCCCCGGGATGTCAATGACCAATTGATCTGGGACCTTCAGCTTTGCGTCAGCTTTCAATTCTTTACTTCTTTCGCAGATGTTCAGTGCAGGAATATCAAAATACTGCCTCAAGAAAACTATGAGAGGCCATTTGTTGGCCTGGTCTATcatagttttcatgaatgggattattataaaaaaaataataactttTTATCGTAGCCATAAGTTGGCCAATCCTtaagattattattatttagttgATAGTCATTAGTTGGCCAACAATCATATTCCATGGGACTTGAGAACCCTCCAACCGTGTACCCATAAGTTGGTAGCTCATAGGTTGGCTTCATATGATTTTCATCATAGCCATAGCTTGGGCATTCTTCAACATTGTCATCCTCTTCATAATCTGGAAAATAGTGGTTGAAAGCATGTTGAGGAAAACCATGAACATAAAGATTGTTCATGATCTAACTCCACCCTTAAATTTGCCATGGGCCTGGCGGTGGgcatgccaagaatttactcgAACAAGAGATTGCTGATTGCGAGCGTGCCACTACTAGTTGCCGCTAGTAGACatgatttgaatgattgagatTGCGCTTGAATTCAACTTCTAACCAAGAGATTGCGCCATTGAGTGAGAGTTGCTCAAATTAAGGTTCTTTCTTAGCCTTAATGATATGGACTTTACTTATGTGGAGAAATATAACAATATGTAAATGGCAAGTTTGTTGGAAGTGTAGATGATAGAGGAAAATAAAGAAAGTAAGTGCGAATGCACTGGAGGCGTAAATACTGTATGTGAAATGAGTAAATACAATGGCAACAGAAATGTAAATGAGAACACAAGGAAATTGATACTACTTGGAAGAATAGCATAGctttaaaagaaaatacaaggcTTTTGTAGAATTGAAGTATTAAAAAGGGTGCATAGCTTGAATTGAGTTGAATTGtttgattgattggttgagtCTCGAGTCCTTTGCCTATGCTTCCTttatatgagagagagagagagagagagagagagagagagagagagagcttctttGCTAAGGACATTGAATCTGTGCAAATAAGTTCCATTGCCAACTCCACTTGCAAGAATAGGAAAAGATGCCAACTTGcatatgaaataataataaaagaagcAAGTTGATTTTTCCACCACATGTGTATTAATCCCACTTGTGTCTATCTCCCAAGTCCGCCAACATCCTTACTTACAATAAAGTTACCGCTTCAAACCATGTGGAGAAACATTCCCACATGCAACTTTTAGTCTATTTGCACACTAATCCCCAAAATGTCATGTTTTGGCTTTAAAcccaaataagtaaaattaTGCATATTTTAGGTGCAAACAACTCCTTTTCCCGTTCCTTTTTGTGACATTTGACCTCCTCCTTTTCCCCTCAAGTTGCTCCTTCCTAAGCctctcctcctcttctttcctctgtctctcttcttcctcctttttcatcctctcttcctcctctttccgCCGAGCAAAGGCCTCTTGCTTCTCTCTGACATACTTTGGCACTTTCTTGTCCTCGGCCGCTTTACCATCACATACTAATGTTGCtttgttctccttctccatctccttcttctttctcttcttctttgcaGCAACAGACTGCATACTAAGATCATAAGGAACTTGTTTGTCACCTTCTTTTTCACCCGGATCGGCGATTAGGGCAACTATATCAAGTTTTCAACTCATGGTAACTTGAGAATTAGCTAGGGTTGGCAACCGTTCGGTTAGGAGATATAAATGCCATATCATCCCCATAATCACGAAAATTAATCATGTCCATAATTGCAAATTAACCATAAgagattatccataaccataccaCCGAACAACAGATTTTCCATAGGTTAATGGTTATATTCATCTTCATCAATACAGAACAATTATTTGTTCAACTGACATAAGATACTAATTCCATTATTAAATATCCACATATAAAACATAACAAGACTTTCTGGAAGTGTTCATGATAAGCCAAATATGATAGCAAAGTAAGGCAAATTGGTCCATGAAAAAGGGAGAGGGatgatgataggagcatatttatgcgactttgttatcttatttctttgcatttactttgttaatttccatttattttggtaatttatgttattttcgtattattatAGGTCCAattggtaaagatgacaataaatggcaaaatggagcaatttggaacagttttggacttggattggacaGTAAGCTTGGATAGcatattttagtgtttaaatgGTGCTAGATATGTGATAAAATCTGgtgaaattaaagttgaggcttggaagacaaggaattacacaagaaagaggaatcctagttggagaggaacaccttatcttatccaatcttACTTTATCTTATCTCCAACTGGAAGGAGGAATCCTTATCATATTTCAACACTTTCTATCTGGTTCCAGGAgtcctaaaataattcaaacaacCTAATTCTTTTCCTCCTGGGATTCAATTGTGCCCTTTACCCTATATATACATTATTGCCGCAAATTAGAGGGGGGATGAGTGTGTCGTAACCTGCAATCATCCATTGAAGTCGCTGGAGTTTTTTGGGTTCTTTCTATCTctattttaagtttcaatgtttattttagattatttttcagttatgatgaacatgtgtaactaagtttctttttagttagaggtgaattcgaagccatgatcatatgttttatataaattgattacatccagttattgtttcataaaatatgaatgcgatttacttatctgctttatagagaacttattcttgtatgtttattaaggatacatacttagtttgcatgcatggatttgatgctagaatataagggaatttcacctaatcgttatgaacttatatttgtaagtagtaaaagtcactagtcatgattgagttaagtaaattcttggcaggagtatcatgcttttcatagttacgaatgttttGTCAATGAttatgattttcacataacttaatgatctttgagatatatctctatcatgcttttcatagttagggaacttgagaagaataatttggttgcgttgatgagtccaattcaatgaacttaggaaaatctgagagtttaTTAGTTTTGTTCACAGTTAATTTTGGGCATTGTCATTCGTGGTTTATagaaagaataactggaaatcgatttgtatgcatatgtttcatgtgtggaaaaGAATCATCTAGCTATCATCTCAcccatatttcattcacaacttaatttacttgttgacatttacttttgttttcattaaattcgtccaaaattccCCCAGTCACTGTTTTAATGttagtttagtttagttttcagttttataagtttaatttgtgttgattagcatcccttctaatccccggaataaaacgatccctacttactcatactacgattgcataatttatagggtttaatttgtgtgttagtttttaccACATCAGATGACAAAAGCcaaaagcaaatacaacaacCATTACAGAAGAAAGACGAAACAAATTATCAAATAATTTCAATACTTATGAATATTATACTATATTATATAGTATATAATATTAAGGGCGCATTCGATGATGAATATAAATCGAGGACCCTATAACCATATCCGAAGCCATAATTGAATAATATTTACAGTTTTTTCTCATATTCGGAAAATACCTGAATTTCAAGGCTCAAAAAGTCGCATTCGATGACGAATATAAATCGAGGACcctataaccatatccaaaGCCATAATTGAATAATATATTAATAGTTTTTTCTCATATTCGGAAAATACCTGAATTTCAAGGCTCAAAGTCATTCTCCACAAGGTTTGAataaataatttgtatttaaaatcaactcttaattaattatcggaaaatgttgattttggaaaataataaaaacgaatttaataaaaacaatttaaaagatTCGACAAATGGAAAATCTAACTAAAAGAAAACGGTtttaaaaatcaatttaaaaagaCACTAGGGTTCCTGCGTTGCCATTAACAATTGTATGCAATTATACTATCATTCACTACCCACAAGAAAAGCCACAACATCAAGAGCAACTTCCATAGCACAACTACTACACCAATAGTGCGATATCCCGGTAACCATATCTGAAGCCATAACTGTTTGCTCAGTTGGCAAAAGTgggattttatatataaaaaaaatggtttgGATGTGGTATTAAAAATGAAATCATGTAGTTACAACTTGTAAGTTGTTTTGTCAAACTCCCGATGTAGGATTTCCAACAACATGAAAAACACGAACAATTTTGAGCTCTGAGTTTTGATGACAATTGGCTAAATACTCTTCTGGAAAACAATAGAGAGAAACACAAGAACAAATCAAGGAATCAATGGTACACAATCCGATCCGATCCGATCCGATCCAAGTTAGAGAGGCTTGGTATCTATAATAATCACTCAACCCTCCCTAATCTAACACAACTTCGTTGCCATCGTCCCGATTATCAAGCCTTTGGAACTTTGTACAACTTCTCCACCATCTTCCTATATTCtgcaaaacacacacacacaggaaGCATTACTCAGTCACACACTTCTCATGGTAACAATTCTTTTTCGAAAAATtagtaaaataaataataagtaaaAGGGAAGTCAATTCAAATGTGTCGTTACCTTCTTGGTTGCTCCACAATTGTGCTGCTTGGGCATTCAAAGGAGAGTTGATGTTTGGTTCTGCAATTCacataaaacaaaaattgaaattcgATACGCACTCCACATTCGTTTCAATTCAGCGTTTATTCAATTCGATAAGCAAAAGTGTTAGAGAAAAGTGATTACCTCCAAGAAGACTCTGGATGGATAAGAGTATGGTTCTCACATCATAAGCAGATGACCATTTATCCTGCAATCAATTCATTGAGATACATTGGTCAAATGATATCGTGCTTGGTTTCTGAACGATATTATAACTGAGAAAGTGCGAGACTAGTACAAGTTTGGAGAAGTTACCTGTAGAATATCCAGGCAAATGTTGCCGACAAGATCGACATTTGGGTGAAAGAGGACAGTCTCAAACTTGACCTTTGGGGGTTTGAATGGATAGTCATTGGGAAAGGTGAGGGAGAGTCTGTATTCTGTGCCTTCAAACACCGTCTCTTTGCTTCCAATGATTGTCCCTTTCCAGCAGAAAATGTTGTCTTCCTCGGGGAATGCGGATATCCCGGAATCCCCACTCATCTACAATAATCCAATCCAaaccaatccaatccaatgttAATTAAACAAACATCAAGATTCTCAGAATTCAAACAGAAAATAAGGAGAAAAGTCTTACCATTAAGGCCATCAACTCAGATTGCAGCCTGTTTAATTAAACAACAATAAAAGgttagattaaaaaaaagttgaaacctCCAATTATCAATACATATTTAGTGAATCTAAATCCTAATCTCTTCCAATcatcaaaagaaataaaataaatttcatGAATCTCAGAGGAAATAAATCAAACACCTGATGTGCAAAAGAAAAtccccaaaaaaacaaaaaccagttTTCTTTGAATTAGAAGAATAcagaaaatcaagaaaataaatccaaccAAATACCAAAGAAATCACATTTGTTCTTGACTGGTAGATTAGGATGAAGATGTACCTTTTGAGAACGGACTGAGAATCAAGGGTCTTGGGGCGAGGCTGAGATTGCTTTGAGTTCGAGGGAGCAGTGGCTCCGGCCACTACAAGACTGTTATCTTGGTTCACAGCAGCCATAATcctatttcttttttctcttcgtTTCCGAAAACAGAGATCAACGGACGCTTttctgagagagagaggttgatAGAGAAGggctttccttccttccttccttccttcttttgcCTCTTCTGAATgacaagtgagagagagagagagagagtatgagATGTGGAAGAAGATGGGGCGGCAGAGATTGGTTTAAAACGCTGTTGGGATGGGACTCGGACGGAGCGGTGTAAGGTATTCAAAAAATTTCGAACGTTGCAAATGCCACTGGtgtcttattttaatttttcttcaacGGCTAGTTATTTGGTTTTCCTAAAATGGCCCGAgccacatttttattttatttttggttatgaaATTGAGAATATGTATGTAATGAAATATAAAGTTtaggagaaggcggggctgcctcttcaacaaggttcaagtcaaaacgacggtcggaggggccagacattttcaaaggtgttgaagagagaagaggtcggacaaatcaagatcttagaagtgcaagaatggagcttctactggtggatattcaagtgtgctttggaacttaatgtcagcccctataaaaatctgcactcgacgaagcttcagaaattgaagaggcgcctgctcagaaatcgaagaggcgtttgctttctcaaaagttgggctgctcaaagaccacgagggtcgatctcagaaatcgaagaggcgtttgctttctcaaaagctgggctgctcaaagatcacgaaagccgatctcagaaatcgaagaggcttgctttctcaaaagctgggctgctcagagaccacgagggccgatctcagaaatcgaagaggcacctacttttccagccttgtcagcacctgtcacacgtacactcagctttgcggaaattatgggcattctgtcgaagatttctggcgaagtagaaagcacatgaatcgtactgttcaatcacccacttcccacacgcaacagtagctcatgggtaccacagataactttgccaaagttctttgacaaagttgagacacatgaagcttgcagctcccactacatcgctctgaccaagaagggtaaaagaatagcaaagaaacaacactaacaaagtttagacacataaattttgaaggtctagctaccatattattacccacaagggtaaaggaacagtaccactgctggataattggaaagtcccggtgtgtcaacctctgtgcttcgtggcaaggtagactagcaaacatgcccaacctttattcacattcgagaaaacactcctaacaagattgcttgctccaaaatcgaagaggcaccgccctccgaatctcgagagccagactcccaacatgattactttctcaaaaatcgaagagagggtaaaggaacagtaccactgctggataattggaaagtccctatgtgtcaacctctgtgcttcgtggcaaggtagactagcaaacatgcccaacctttactcacattcgagaaaacactcccaacaagattgcttgctccaaaatcgaagaggcaccgccctccgaatctcgagagccagactcccaacatgattactttctcaaaaatcgaagagacaccgctctccgaatctcgagagccagacccccagcaggattgctttctcaaaaatcgaagaggcatcgttctccgaatctcgagagccagatccccgacaggattgcttgttcgaaaaccgaagaggcaccactttcctaacttcaagagctggatctccttggataaagcttgtctgtaatcttcacacgcaacatcagctttccagataccacagaccactttttcaaagtgctctgacagagttaaaacatgtgaagctagCAGCTGCCACTACCGtactataaccaagcagggtaaaggaatatcattattacttgatgttagggagactcctatatatgtcgacctccatccccaacggacaggcagacctgcaaaaatgctcaacccttcctcttatctgagagggcactcccaacgaagcctttcgaaatattcagctttctttccccccgataatacctctgtaaacaagctatactagagcaagaatatctcatatcatcagggttaaaagcaagagtatcccatatcatgctttttccctgtcttttcctttggccttgttcttacctgcaagacaaggagaaagagagcaatcagtcagcacttggaatcaagcttccagccaggaactgactgtcTGGAATctcttacctgattacttacctggcattgctctcgagtactcatcttcaacatcttatgcttccagggaagataccgcatctgcatgaagaacagatagggcaagtgagaaggatacaaggaagcatgtggagacaagcgtaacaacacacgtgccgatacatccactactctgtcaaaagaaaaagtattccatatcagcagggtcgaacgtacactagatttgatggacttgttttgaccctcaaattcttcagtcggccttatactctggaggaaaccagaaaaccctccagcccagttcaagaataagcctgtggaaagttacttcttcaaaagcaaaagtatcccatatcatctcttctcatttttcttctctttatccttcatgctgcctgcaagatagggagaatgtgaacaatcagccggagctctgattgcttaccttgtctgtcacctctttcagcagatcccctagctcggcgacttgggggactcctactacatggtttgtatcgcgcttgaccaagcttgaaactacaagtaaacttcaagtgaaattgatacattaccttgtgcatctccaccagttacagataccacccctggatggaggaagagtacttccagagaagatgccacatctacctatgagacagataaggcaagtcaagacgataccacactccggtacttagaagtttcgtggttcgTGGTtatgagatcattctcccacaatatttcctaatgtcatttgtactaaatcattcacttgtactcactaaaggagagcttgaacctatgtacttgtgtaaacccttcacaattaatgagaactcctctattccgtggacgtagccaatctgggtgaaccacgtacatcttgtatttgctctcctatctctatccatttatatacttatccacactaatgaccggagcaatctagcgaagatcacaaaaagtgaccgttttcgctacctaggatctatcttgcaagagaacggagaattagatggagatctcaaccatagaatacaagctgtatggatgaagtgtaagagtgcatccggcgtgttgtgtgaccgtcgtaggccactgaagctcaagggaaaattttataggacggcaataaggccagcgatgttgtatggcacagaatgttgggcggtaaagcatcaacacgtacacaaaatgggtgtagcggagatgaggatgcttcgtgggatgtatgggcacacgagaaatgataagattgggaatgaggatatccgaggtaaagtaggagtagccaaaattgaaggaaagatgagagaaaatcgattccggtggtttggacatatgcaaagaaggcctactgatgctccggttgtgactacgggatagaggttcagggccgaaggggtagaggaagacctatgaaaactttggaagtgaccctaagaaaagacttgagtacttggatctaacggaggacatgacacaaaaccgagcgcaatagcgttctaggattcatatagccgaccccacttagtgggaaaaggctttgttgttgttgttgttgttgttgtatagtgTAGGGTTAAAAACCTATatgaaatagaaagaaaataaaattaggcGACTGAAGGCGGCAGCGGTGCAAGTGGTGATGAAGGTTGGGTAACTTGGAAGAGCGAGCATCTGCAATGCTAGCGATGTGTTCATCCAGTTGGACCACTCAGCTAAACCCCTCTCAGTGTGTTTTGCTGCAGCCACGGCTGCCCGTGCGGGTTTGCTCTTGGTGACACAAAGGGGATTTCAAAATATTATCCTTTAAAGCAACTCACTCCAGATGCCTGATGTTGGACTTATTATTGAAGATTCTAGAGAGCTTTTGTCCTCAACCACTGCAATGCAGGTAACAACTTCTCCACCATACCTGCCCACACACTTGCAGGGTCCTCCAACATCAATCACAGAAGCTTCTTCGGGCACCCGGTGTATGGATCCGCCCGGCCTAGTATACCAAACCGAGGGGTTTTGCAATTTTTATAAAACTTCCATGACAACTCAGATGGAAATTACCCGAGAGAGTATCCCTCAACACACAGGGACCGTCTTAGCTCTCTTCATCCGATCGCCGCTTCCTGACATTTTTTCAAGCAGCAGATCAAAGTAGCCATAATCGAACCAATCACAGGTATAAAACCATGTAATGTAGTCATTATGGTTAACAGGAATCTAAATCTCAATTACTACGTGAAATTAACAAGTAACAGGCGTCCAAGCTTCTAAGGTGTCGTGCAAAATTTTCACCACCACCGCCTGCTCTCAATTTGTAAACCCAGAGTATTTCTTCGAGTTAAACTATCAGATTGGCAGGGTTTAcatatatgaagaaaaagtaAATACAAGCTCGACCGGAGGCACAAAACTCCTATGGCTTCGATGATGTGAGCTGCCTCAAATTGTACTTTGCTAACTGCTTGTACTTGTCAACAACACCGATCATGCAAATAGTCTGTCAATCAAAacagaatgagatttttagctATAAAGGAAGGAATCAACAGTTCAAACACAAGTATCCTTTTACGACAATTCTTCTTTTGAATGGTGGTGTGACGAAAGAGAAATTGGAGCATGGGGAAAGGAAACTTTCTTACCCTGCAAATTTCAACAACAATGGTCTTATCGGGATTGTTGAGGTCAACTTTGTGAGGTGCAGGCACAGATTTTGCCACTGCATTTATGATTTTCATCCTGTCTATACCGGTATTTGCACGGGCTTCATACAGGACAGCAAACTGAATGGAAGATTTAGTAAAATCAGAAACCATCTCGAGATATCTAATTGTTTGAAGTTTTGTTTATTCTCAACTCAAACAACTCGTAACCTCATAAATATAGGTTTATgtcaaaaataaagaaaatctcATCAGATTTATTTCCCGTTCATTAATAGAGATAGCTATTCCATCACAGAACGCTTGTGTCTTACGGTGAACGATGGCAGTCAAaacagaattaaaaaaaaaatcagtttgtaATGACAAGAGAGATGTGGGTTTCTTTTTGTTAATAAGAACAAAAGGCAGACGAGGATAGCGACGTATCTTACCTTCTGAGGATTCGGAGTTTCCACTGGAAAGTGCTGTTCAAGAAGTGGTTTGATTGCTCTTGAAATTTCCTCTTCTGAAGAATAGCATGCTACTTCAACGGGTAATACTCTTAAGATAAACCTATAATATGCAAGTAAGAACAGCCAGTTTGAGGTCTCTCTTCCATACTCGTTCTTTGTAAAAATAACCTAACAAGTAATATATGAACCTTGACATGTGTTTCTTTGTTGCAGCAGCAGATGTTATCATATGCTGCACAATTGCGCTAGGGCTAGGATCTCCCTCTCTTTTCCGCATTTGAACAAAGACGACACCGTTGCAACccgattcaagggtgaaaaagCGTCTCTATAAATTAATCCAACATCAGCATGAGAAATCATTTCCTCAAAATTGATTGCAAAAGTTAAAAGGATTATAAAGCACACACACCAAGATATCTGAAGAGATAtgctaagaaaaattaatgaaaacccATCTGCAACTAACCTAAAACATGCTAGAAAAAGATTATTCCGCATTCAAAACCACTGGGAAATGAAGGAAGAGATGGTCATGCTAACTAAAGATAATGAACAATTAAAATTTCGTATGTTAAAGTTACTACTAAAAAACATGAGGGACATGGGAAGAAAACAGTGATTGTAAGACAGGGTTGGGATGGAACATTACTCCTTAGA
Encoded proteins:
- the LOC103448291 gene encoding ubiquitin-conjugating enzyme E2 20-like; this encodes MAAVNQDNSLVVAGATAPSNSKQSQPRPKTLDSQSVLKRLQSELMALMMSGDSGISAFPEEDNIFCWKGTIIGSKETVFEGTEYRLSLTFPNDYPFKPPKVKFETVLFHPNVDLVGNICLDILQDKWSSAYDVRTILLSIQSLLGEPNINSPLNAQAAQLWSNQEEYRKMVEKLYKVPKA